One Saccharopolyspora erythraea NRRL 2338 genomic region harbors:
- a CDS encoding trimeric intracellular cation channel family protein, which translates to MSTVIVSPVVQEILDLIGIFAFGLSGALLAVRKRFDAVGIAVLAEVTALGGGVLRDVVIGAVPPVAFTDMGYFVTPLVAAALTYFWHPRLARINRFVLIFDAFGLGVFCVAGTIKALNYGMHPLPAAALGVMTAIGGGALRDVLAGEVPALLHPESEIYAVPALLGSALVAGLAALHLLNPVTSGLAALIAVTVRLLALRFGWRAPLARGVGSGDGEG; encoded by the coding sequence GTGTCAACCGTGATCGTCAGTCCGGTCGTGCAGGAGATCCTGGACCTGATCGGCATCTTCGCCTTCGGGCTCTCGGGTGCGCTGCTCGCGGTGCGCAAGCGTTTCGACGCCGTCGGCATCGCCGTGCTCGCCGAGGTGACGGCGCTCGGCGGCGGAGTGCTGCGCGACGTCGTCATCGGCGCGGTCCCACCGGTCGCCTTCACCGACATGGGTTACTTCGTGACCCCGCTCGTGGCTGCCGCGCTGACGTACTTCTGGCACCCGCGGCTGGCGCGCATCAACCGCTTCGTGCTGATCTTCGACGCCTTCGGGCTGGGCGTCTTCTGCGTGGCGGGGACGATCAAGGCGCTCAACTACGGCATGCACCCGCTGCCCGCCGCCGCGCTGGGCGTGATGACGGCGATCGGCGGCGGCGCGCTGCGCGACGTGCTCGCAGGCGAGGTCCCCGCCCTGCTGCACCCGGAGAGCGAGATCTACGCGGTGCCCGCGCTGCTCGGCAGCGCCCTGGTCGCCGGCCTCGCCGCCCTGCACCTGCTCAACCCCGTCACCAGCGGCCTCGCGGCCCTGATCGCCGTGACCGTCCGCCTGCTCGCCCTGCGCTTCGGCTGGCGCGCCCCGCTGGCCCGGGGTGTCGGCAGCGGGGACGGGGAGGGCTGA
- a CDS encoding beta-galactosidase trimerization domain-containing protein: MRRNSAKVRVDGEPAVWLGANFWSRTGGPLMWRNYDPVVVRSELEVLVENGLRQTRSFFYWPDFMPAPDRIDEEKAAHFADFLDAHTETGMTSIPTFIVGHMSGDNWDPAWRGGRDLYADVWLVARQAWFVERMSERFAEHPAVAGWLISNEMPIYGRLRHEPVAPAEHVLSWAQLMVQAVRAGGARQPVSLGDGAWGIEVTGVDNGFSVRDTGALVDFVGPHVYRMDSDPVRHHLNAAFVCELSAVAGKPVVLEEFGLSSDHVSAQNAGHYYRQTLHTSLLAGATGWLAWNNTDYDGLVAQEPYSHHPFEMHFGITDHTGTPKTPLLELDSFARTLDAVDFPRCSRTDTDVALLVSEYLEHGYPYAQADDRPLIFTTLRQGYVAAREADLPVGFVRERDGVEDCALYLLPCVKQIQGPTWLALRERVAAGSVLYLSYCAGEVEHHRGAWLPYLDETFGVEKQLAYGLVDAVEDEHVEFTFTEDFGGIEAGEVLRFRVGGNQHSRTFLPVVPHGAKVVATDAHGRPALLRHATGDGQAVLCTYPLEHFAASNARVNPEPTYRIYAALAAVAGVRRPVVVDRPDVLADVLEHEDGRRFAWLVGQNAEPVAVTPHVEGSLHDLITGAEVPEIELLPYGVRVLELRPSPGRP; the protein is encoded by the coding sequence ATGCGACGCAACTCCGCCAAGGTGCGGGTCGACGGCGAGCCCGCCGTCTGGCTGGGCGCCAACTTCTGGTCCCGCACCGGCGGGCCGCTGATGTGGCGCAACTACGACCCAGTGGTGGTGCGCTCCGAGCTGGAGGTGCTGGTCGAGAACGGCCTGCGCCAGACCCGCTCGTTCTTCTACTGGCCCGACTTCATGCCCGCACCCGATCGCATCGACGAGGAGAAGGCCGCGCACTTCGCCGACTTCCTCGACGCCCACACCGAAACCGGCATGACGTCCATCCCGACGTTCATCGTCGGCCACATGTCCGGCGACAACTGGGACCCGGCGTGGCGCGGCGGCCGCGACCTCTACGCCGACGTGTGGCTGGTGGCGCGGCAGGCGTGGTTCGTGGAGCGGATGAGCGAGCGCTTCGCCGAGCACCCCGCGGTGGCGGGGTGGCTGATCAGCAACGAGATGCCCATCTACGGGCGGTTGCGCCACGAGCCGGTCGCGCCCGCCGAGCACGTGCTGAGCTGGGCGCAACTGATGGTGCAGGCCGTCCGCGCGGGCGGTGCGCGCCAGCCGGTGTCGCTCGGCGACGGTGCCTGGGGCATCGAGGTGACCGGCGTGGACAACGGGTTCTCGGTGCGCGACACCGGCGCGCTCGTCGACTTCGTCGGGCCGCACGTCTACCGGATGGACAGCGACCCGGTGCGCCACCACCTCAACGCCGCGTTCGTCTGCGAACTGTCGGCGGTGGCGGGAAAGCCCGTGGTGCTGGAGGAGTTCGGGCTCTCCAGCGACCACGTCTCGGCGCAGAACGCGGGGCACTACTACCGGCAGACGCTGCACACGTCGCTGCTGGCCGGGGCGACCGGCTGGCTCGCGTGGAACAACACCGACTACGACGGCCTGGTGGCCCAGGAGCCCTACTCGCACCACCCGTTCGAGATGCACTTCGGCATCACCGACCACACCGGGACGCCGAAGACCCCGCTGCTGGAGCTGGACTCCTTCGCCCGCACACTCGACGCGGTCGACTTCCCGCGGTGCTCCAGGACCGACACCGACGTCGCGCTGCTGGTCAGCGAGTACCTCGAACACGGCTACCCGTACGCGCAGGCCGACGACCGGCCGCTCATCTTCACGACGCTGCGGCAGGGCTACGTCGCGGCGCGGGAGGCCGACCTGCCGGTCGGCTTCGTCCGGGAGCGCGACGGAGTCGAGGACTGCGCGCTGTACCTGCTGCCGTGCGTGAAGCAGATCCAGGGCCCGACCTGGCTCGCACTGCGCGAGCGCGTGGCGGCCGGGTCGGTGCTGTACCTGTCGTACTGCGCGGGCGAGGTCGAGCACCACAGGGGAGCGTGGCTGCCCTACCTGGACGAGACCTTCGGCGTCGAGAAGCAGCTCGCCTACGGGCTGGTGGACGCCGTCGAGGACGAGCACGTCGAGTTCACCTTCACCGAGGACTTCGGCGGGATCGAGGCCGGTGAGGTGCTGCGGTTCCGGGTCGGCGGCAACCAGCACAGCCGCACCTTCCTCCCGGTGGTGCCGCACGGGGCGAAGGTCGTCGCGACAGACGCCCACGGCCGTCCCGCGCTGCTGCGCCACGCGACCGGTGACGGGCAGGCGGTGCTCTGCACCTATCCGCTGGAGCACTTCGCGGCGAGCAACGCGCGGGTCAATCCCGAGCCCACGTACCGGATCTACGCGGCGTTGGCCGCCGTCGCGGGGGTGCGGCGACCGGTCGTGGTGGACCGGCCGGATGTCCTCGCCGACGTCCTCGAGCACGAGGACGGTCGCCGCTTCGCGTGGCTGGTCGGGCAGAACGCCGAACCGGTCGCGGTGACACCGCACGTCGAAGGCTCGCTGCACGACCTGATCACCGGCGCCGAAGTGCCCGAGATCGAGCTGCTGCCCTACGGCGTGCGGGTGCTCGAACTGCGACCGTCCCCCGGGCGTCCCTGA
- a CDS encoding Scr1 family TA system antitoxin-like transcriptional regulator: MSGPTIRRRQLGRQLRQLRDAAGKSSRAAAEWLDVSQATVSKVENGKQAPKIAHVRLLLQLYGVESPRSEAILRLAREANQRGWWTAYGDTVPDWFRDYVGLETDATELWTYDAELIHGLLQTPDYIRAVTAACNEESADFDVECYIDQRQARQDRLTSSNPPLFSAVVSEGALRRMVGGPEVMRAQIQHLIELSKLPHVTFQVLPFEAGAHPAMVSPFILLGFEEDPDMGAVYLENHQGALYLERPDDVRLYANTFERVRKAALTPKKTKDFLVTLGQSM; the protein is encoded by the coding sequence ATGTCCGGACCGACGATCCGACGGCGCCAGCTCGGCAGGCAGCTCCGCCAGTTGCGCGATGCGGCGGGCAAGTCCTCGCGGGCCGCCGCGGAATGGCTCGACGTGTCGCAGGCGACCGTGTCCAAAGTGGAGAACGGCAAGCAGGCGCCGAAGATCGCGCACGTTCGGCTGCTCCTGCAGCTCTACGGAGTCGAGTCGCCGCGGTCGGAGGCGATCCTGCGGCTGGCCCGCGAGGCCAACCAGCGCGGGTGGTGGACGGCCTACGGCGACACCGTCCCGGACTGGTTCCGCGACTACGTCGGCCTGGAGACCGACGCGACGGAGCTGTGGACCTACGACGCGGAGCTGATCCACGGCCTGCTCCAGACACCCGACTACATCCGCGCGGTGACCGCCGCCTGCAACGAGGAGTCGGCGGACTTCGACGTCGAGTGCTACATCGACCAGCGCCAGGCCCGGCAGGACCGGCTGACCAGCAGCAATCCACCCCTCTTCTCGGCCGTGGTGAGCGAAGGCGCGCTACGGCGGATGGTCGGCGGCCCCGAGGTGATGCGGGCGCAGATCCAGCACCTGATCGAGCTGAGCAAGCTCCCGCATGTGACCTTCCAGGTGCTGCCGTTCGAGGCGGGCGCGCACCCGGCGATGGTCTCGCCGTTCATCCTGCTCGGTTTCGAGGAGGACCCGGACATGGGTGCGGTCTACCTGGAGAACCACCAGGGCGCGCTCTACCTGGAGCGTCCGGACGATGTCCGGCTCTACGCCAACACCTTCGAGCGGGTCCGGAAAGCGGCTTTGACGCCGAAGAAAACGAAGGACTTTCTCGTTACCCTGGGGCAGTCCATGTGA
- a CDS encoding serine hydrolase: protein MRRRVAIGLCLPVGAAALVMGLAEVRAVTRPPIPDVEVTTPEVTPKAAPEGRAGAAVHAVDAWAAGRVDGLMEVAVLDRRTGEFAKGGRADAPVYSASLAKLVVAIDVLDRRHVVPVDDQARAWIRQALGPSDDNAMNALWERFDGPGAVRRVAERLDLTATRPPDDLARWGETIVSAEDVVRVFEHVLTDLPPEDRDFVMAALRDAPDVAAGGFDQHYGLEELPSAEVKSAWMCCVRNQTNMHSAGVTDTSRRYVVALLSSQPVSGGYDGAKRRISEATDVLRAGLEE from the coding sequence TTGCGGCGGCGGGTCGCCATCGGGTTGTGCCTGCCCGTCGGTGCCGCGGCGCTGGTGATGGGCTTGGCCGAAGTCAGGGCGGTGACGCGACCGCCGATACCGGACGTCGAGGTGACGACGCCGGAGGTGACGCCCAAGGCGGCGCCGGAGGGACGCGCCGGGGCGGCGGTCCACGCCGTCGACGCCTGGGCGGCGGGCCGGGTCGACGGCCTGATGGAGGTGGCGGTGCTAGACCGGCGCACCGGTGAGTTCGCCAAGGGCGGCCGGGCGGACGCGCCGGTGTACTCGGCGTCGCTGGCGAAGCTGGTCGTGGCCATCGACGTGCTGGACCGGCGCCACGTGGTGCCGGTCGACGACCAGGCGCGGGCCTGGATCCGCCAGGCGCTCGGCCCGAGCGACGACAACGCCATGAACGCGCTGTGGGAACGCTTCGACGGTCCGGGCGCGGTTCGCCGGGTGGCCGAACGGCTCGACCTCACCGCGACGCGGCCACCGGACGACCTCGCCAGGTGGGGCGAGACGATCGTCTCCGCCGAGGACGTGGTGCGGGTGTTCGAGCACGTGCTCACCGACCTCCCGCCGGAGGACCGCGACTTCGTCATGGCGGCGCTGCGCGACGCCCCGGACGTCGCCGCCGGCGGGTTCGACCAGCACTACGGGCTCGAGGAGCTGCCGTCGGCGGAGGTGAAGTCCGCCTGGATGTGCTGCGTGCGGAACCAGACCAACATGCACAGCGCGGGGGTGACCGACACATCGCGGCGCTACGTCGTCGCGCTGCTGTCGTCCCAGCCCGTCTCCGGGGGATACGACGGGGCCAAGCGCAGGATTTCGGAGGCGACGGATGTCCTGCGGGCGGGACTCGAGGAGTGA
- a CDS encoding peroxiredoxin: MRPGDTAEDFVLPDQHGAERKLSELATDCPVVLFFYPAAMTPGCTAESCHFRDLSAEFAAVGAAPVGVSTDPVAKQRRFAEANSFGFPLLSDFDGQVARAFGVKRRFGPLPVKRHTFVIGTDRTVLEVIRSEFRMTAHADQALAFLRARGQG, encoded by the coding sequence ATGCGACCAGGCGACACCGCCGAGGACTTCGTCCTGCCGGACCAGCACGGGGCCGAGCGCAAGCTCTCCGAACTGGCGACCGACTGCCCGGTGGTGCTGTTCTTCTACCCCGCGGCCATGACACCGGGCTGCACCGCGGAATCGTGCCACTTCCGGGACCTGTCCGCAGAGTTCGCGGCGGTCGGGGCCGCGCCGGTGGGCGTGAGCACCGACCCGGTCGCCAAGCAGCGCCGGTTCGCCGAGGCCAACTCCTTCGGCTTCCCCCTGCTGTCGGACTTCGACGGCCAGGTCGCACGCGCGTTCGGCGTCAAGCGGCGCTTCGGACCGCTGCCGGTCAAGCGCCACACCTTCGTCATAGGCACGGACCGCACCGTGCTGGAAGTCATCCGCAGCGAGTTCCGGATGACCGCCCACGCCGACCAGGCCCTGGCCTTCCTGCGCGCCCGCGGGCAGGGATGA
- a CDS encoding PaaI family thioesterase, producing the protein MTREGPFWDVLEGRADPPPAAKTLGFELVEANPEEGTIEVSFTAGERFLNPVGVVQGGFLAAMLDDTLGPALVATLEAGRFAPTTDLHVQFLAPARPGRLVGRGRIVRRGGQIAFLAGELVDNTGTVVATATATALIRPARA; encoded by the coding sequence ATGACTCGTGAGGGACCGTTCTGGGACGTGCTGGAGGGGAGGGCGGACCCTCCGCCCGCGGCGAAGACCCTCGGGTTCGAGCTCGTCGAGGCGAACCCGGAGGAGGGGACCATCGAGGTTTCCTTCACGGCCGGTGAACGCTTCCTCAACCCGGTCGGCGTGGTGCAGGGCGGGTTCCTGGCCGCGATGCTGGACGACACGCTCGGCCCGGCTCTGGTGGCCACCCTGGAGGCGGGTCGGTTCGCCCCGACCACCGACCTGCACGTGCAGTTCCTTGCCCCGGCTCGACCAGGCCGTCTCGTCGGACGGGGCCGGATCGTCCGGCGTGGCGGGCAGATCGCGTTCCTCGCGGGCGAGCTGGTCGACAACACCGGCACGGTCGTCGCGACCGCGACCGCAACAGCCCTCATCCGGCCGGCGCGGGCCTGA
- a CDS encoding DUF397 domain-containing protein, translated as MSDLSRAEWRKSSRSGGNGGACVEVAVTSTTVGVRDTKDRAGGTLVLSADCWAGFVSGIRDGRFDG; from the coding sequence GTGAGCGACTTATCCCGCGCCGAATGGCGCAAGTCCTCCCGTAGTGGAGGAAACGGTGGCGCGTGCGTCGAGGTCGCGGTGACCTCGACGACCGTCGGAGTCCGCGACACCAAGGACCGTGCGGGCGGCACCCTGGTCCTGTCGGCGGACTGCTGGGCCGGTTTCGTCTCTGGAATTCGGGACGGCCGCTTCGACGGGTGA
- a CDS encoding carbohydrate ABC transporter permease: protein MAAVEQRDIERPQWTGRRRWTPSRRAVPYLLLAPAMFFELLVHVVPMLGGLWMSFLQLNQFFLRHWLTAPWAGLDNYRFAVDFDSAVGAELLRSFATTAAFSLITVALSWTLGMFAATLLQRAFPGRTLLRALLLVPYALPVYTAAMIWKFMLDRGDGVVNAALSGLGVGGESFWLLGDNAFASLVVTAVWRLWPFAFLALMAGMQSIPSEVYDAAAVDGAGIGQRFTSITLPMLRPVSQVLVLVLFLWTFNDFNVPYILFDQSVPSAANLVSIHVYQNSFLTWNFGLGSAMSTLLLLFLLAVTALYLLVTSRRARHA from the coding sequence ATGGCGGCGGTCGAGCAGCGCGACATCGAGCGTCCTCAGTGGACGGGCCGGCGGAGGTGGACACCGAGCCGCCGCGCGGTGCCCTACCTGCTGCTGGCGCCCGCGATGTTCTTCGAGCTGCTGGTGCACGTCGTCCCGATGCTCGGCGGGCTGTGGATGAGTTTCCTCCAGCTCAACCAGTTCTTCCTCCGCCACTGGCTCACCGCGCCGTGGGCGGGTCTGGACAACTACCGCTTCGCGGTGGACTTCGACAGCGCGGTCGGTGCCGAGCTGCTGCGCTCGTTCGCCACCACCGCGGCGTTCTCACTGATCACGGTCGCGTTGTCGTGGACGCTGGGGATGTTCGCCGCGACGCTGTTGCAGCGCGCGTTCCCGGGCCGGACCCTGCTGCGCGCGTTGCTGCTGGTCCCGTACGCGCTGCCGGTCTACACCGCGGCGATGATCTGGAAGTTCATGCTCGACCGGGGCGACGGCGTGGTCAACGCCGCGCTGTCCGGCCTGGGCGTGGGAGGGGAGAGCTTCTGGCTGCTCGGTGACAACGCGTTCGCCAGCCTGGTGGTCACAGCCGTGTGGCGGTTGTGGCCGTTCGCGTTCCTCGCTCTGATGGCGGGGATGCAGTCGATCCCGTCCGAGGTCTACGACGCCGCCGCGGTCGACGGCGCCGGGATCGGGCAGCGCTTCACCTCGATCACGCTGCCGATGCTGCGCCCGGTCAGCCAGGTCCTGGTGCTGGTGCTGTTCCTGTGGACGTTCAACGACTTCAACGTGCCCTACATCCTGTTCGACCAGTCGGTGCCGTCGGCGGCGAACCTGGTGTCCATCCACGTCTACCAGAACTCGTTCCTGACCTGGAACTTCGGCCTCGGCTCGGCGATGTCGACGCTGCTGCTGCTGTTCCTGCTGGCCGTCACCGCGCTCTACCTGCTCGTGACGTCGAGGAGGGCCCGCCATGCGTGA
- a CDS encoding carbohydrate ABC transporter permease: MREPTWFRVLRVAGLSALVLFTVLPLYVMVTSAVKPLDDVQDTFQWLPSEITFQPFVDMWSTVSLADYFVNSAVVALSAACASVLIAVFAAYAISRYRFRGRDLFRITVLSTQMFPGILFLLPLYLIYATIGQVTGVMLQGSHVGLVITYLTFSLPFSIWMLVGYFDSIPADLDEAALIDGAGPLGTLLRVVLPAAKPGIAAVGIYAFMTAWGETLFASIMTTSDSRTLAVGLREYSNESSVYWNEVMAASLVVSIPVVVGFLLLQRYLVQGLTAGAVK, from the coding sequence ATGCGTGAGCCCACGTGGTTCCGGGTGCTGCGGGTGGCCGGACTGAGCGCGCTCGTGCTGTTCACCGTGCTGCCGCTGTACGTGATGGTCACCTCGGCGGTCAAACCGCTCGACGACGTGCAGGACACCTTCCAGTGGCTGCCGTCGGAGATCACCTTCCAGCCCTTCGTGGACATGTGGTCGACGGTGTCGCTGGCGGACTACTTCGTCAACAGCGCGGTGGTGGCGCTGAGCGCGGCTTGCGCGTCGGTGCTCATCGCGGTCTTCGCCGCCTACGCCATCAGCCGGTACCGCTTCCGCGGCCGGGACCTGTTCCGCATCACGGTGCTGTCCACGCAGATGTTCCCCGGCATCCTGTTCCTGCTGCCGCTGTACCTGATCTACGCAACCATCGGGCAGGTGACGGGGGTGATGTTGCAGGGCAGCCACGTCGGTCTGGTCATCACCTACCTGACGTTCTCGCTGCCGTTCTCGATCTGGATGCTGGTCGGCTACTTCGACTCGATCCCCGCCGACCTCGACGAGGCCGCGCTGATCGACGGCGCCGGTCCGCTCGGGACGCTGCTGCGGGTCGTGCTGCCCGCCGCCAAGCCGGGCATCGCCGCGGTCGGCATCTACGCCTTCATGACGGCGTGGGGCGAAACGCTGTTCGCCTCGATCATGACCACTTCCGACTCCCGCACGCTGGCGGTCGGGCTGCGCGAGTACTCCAACGAGTCCTCGGTGTACTGGAACGAGGTGATGGCGGCCTCGCTGGTCGTCAGCATCCCGGTCGTCGTCGGTTTCCTGCTGCTCCAGCGGTACCTGGTCCAGGGCCTGACCGCCGGAGCCGTGAAGTGA
- a CDS encoding extracellular solute-binding protein, whose protein sequence is MVVRARVLAALAMAAVLLAGALTACTAPRDDQTLTYWASNQGASAAQDLEILRPELDKFTARTGIEVDVEVIAWSDLLNRILGAATSGVGPDVVNLGNTWSASLQATGAFVTFDDEVMRRLGGRDRFVASSMTSTGMAGREPSSVPLYGLSYGLFYNKRLFAEAGITTPPRTWAEFLDAARRLTDPARDRRGLVLAGASYTENAHFAFIFGRQHGTHFIDEQGRATFTSPPAIDAVQRYVGLMSEHGVVEADDAEIGTTSEAVSEFTNGRAAMLIAQNSAIAAMRSNGMPDDAYGVAPMPVPDPLPSGGQAVRSHVAGSNIAVFADSPKREQALRLVEFLTSAEEQRVLNGAYGTLPVVRDAYDDPAFRSPTNETFAGVLARNSEPMPMIPAESRFETTIGAAIRDLFARAATGQPVRREDVREALADAEQKMNGSGGG, encoded by the coding sequence ATGGTCGTCCGGGCTCGCGTGCTCGCCGCGCTCGCGATGGCCGCGGTGCTCCTCGCCGGCGCGCTCACCGCCTGCACCGCACCGCGGGACGACCAGACGCTGACCTACTGGGCGAGCAACCAGGGCGCCAGCGCCGCGCAGGACCTGGAGATCCTGCGCCCAGAGCTGGACAAGTTCACCGCGCGCACCGGTATCGAGGTCGACGTCGAGGTGATCGCCTGGTCCGACCTGCTCAACCGCATCCTCGGCGCCGCGACCTCCGGCGTGGGCCCGGACGTGGTCAACCTCGGCAACACCTGGTCGGCGTCCCTGCAGGCCACCGGTGCGTTCGTGACCTTCGACGACGAGGTGATGCGCCGCCTCGGCGGTCGCGACCGGTTCGTCGCCAGCAGCATGACGTCCACCGGGATGGCGGGCCGGGAACCGTCGTCGGTACCGCTCTACGGCCTGTCCTACGGGCTTTTCTACAACAAGCGCCTCTTCGCCGAGGCCGGGATCACCACGCCGCCGCGCACCTGGGCGGAGTTCCTGGACGCTGCCCGCAGACTCACCGATCCGGCCCGCGACCGCCGCGGCCTGGTGCTCGCAGGGGCCAGCTACACCGAGAACGCGCACTTCGCGTTCATCTTCGGCAGGCAGCACGGAACGCACTTCATCGACGAACAGGGCCGGGCGACGTTCACCTCGCCGCCGGCCATCGACGCGGTGCAGCGCTACGTCGGGCTGATGAGCGAGCACGGCGTGGTCGAGGCCGACGACGCCGAGATCGGCACCACCTCCGAGGCGGTCTCGGAGTTCACCAACGGCCGCGCCGCGATGCTGATCGCGCAGAACAGCGCCATCGCCGCGATGCGCTCCAACGGCATGCCCGACGACGCCTACGGCGTGGCGCCGATGCCGGTTCCCGACCCGCTGCCGTCCGGAGGGCAGGCGGTGCGCAGCCACGTCGCGGGCAGCAACATCGCCGTGTTCGCCGACAGCCCCAAGCGGGAGCAGGCGTTGCGCCTGGTGGAGTTCCTGACCAGCGCCGAGGAGCAGCGCGTCCTCAACGGGGCCTACGGCACGCTGCCGGTGGTGCGGGACGCCTACGACGACCCCGCGTTCCGCAGCCCCACCAACGAGACCTTCGCCGGTGTGCTGGCGCGGAATTCCGAGCCGATGCCGATGATCCCCGCCGAGAGCCGGTTCGAGACGACGATCGGCGCCGCCATCCGCGACCTGTTCGCCAGGGCCGCCACCGGGCAGCCGGTGCGCCGCGAGGACGTGCGCGAGGCGCTGGCCGACGCCGAGCAGAAGATGAACGGCAGCGGGGGCGGGTGA